In Anopheles bellator chromosome 2, idAnoBellAS_SP24_06.2, whole genome shotgun sequence, the genomic stretch AATTGCCAACGGCAGTGTGTACCGAATGCTGCGAAAAAGTTGACGATTTTTATGATTACACGCAACAAGTATGTAAAGCACAAGAGCAACTAACCAGTGAAGGAGAGGAAAAGATCTTTGACTTCGTAGAAATCAAGCCGGAACACAGATTGAAAGATGAGCATATCATTGGAGCTGATCAGTTGAGTCCGGAAATGATTGTTGGCACGATCGCTTCCATGGAAAGTGCACAGGAAGTTGACCACCTAGAGGAGCAAGAAATGATCGAAGCGTTGGATAGTGAGCCGGATGAAAACGATGATTTCCAGGAAAATGAAGGCGACGATGACGCTGCAGAGCGTCTTGAAATAGAAGTAGTTTTTTCCGAACGTAACGAAGGGAACACGGAAAAGGAAATGCCGAAGGAAACGTCCACCCAGCtgatggaggaaaacaaacgTATAAAGGAGTTTTTTTCGATGACCTGCGAACTTTGTTCAGCAGAGCTCGACACATTCTATCAGCTTCAAATGCACTTTCGCAAAGCACACAACGAACGGGGGTTTATCCGATGCTGTAATGAAAAGTTTTATCGACGTTTCAAGCTGCTCGACCACATATCGTTCCACGTAACTCCGGATGCTTATCGGTGTGAGCTTTGCCAGAGAAGTTACAAAACTCGCTACACTTTGCAGCAGCACCTACACCGACGCCATTCCGGGCCGAAACAGAGACCATTCAAGTGCGAAAAATGCCATCAATCTTATGAGAAAAGCTACCAACTCCGGGCCCATACCAAGCGGCACATTCTGGCGCCTTGCGATCTATGCGACAAGGTAATGTCGAGCAGTCAAGCTCTCCGTGCCCACATCAACAATATTCACCGTACCGACAAAAAACTGATCTGTGATACTTGCGGAGAGCAGTTTCGGACCAAGCCAGCACTCGAACGCCATGTCCGTAAACATCTTGGCCTGGAAATGGTAGAGAAACGGCAATGTCCCCAGTGCGGGGTGTGGGTCAATGGGGCAAGGGGCCTGAAAATTCACACTCGCAACGTACACCCGGACAAGGACGAGGTGTTTGAGTGCGACATTTGCCATCAGCGGTGCAAAAATGCGACCACACTGTATCAACACCGGAAGGGAGTGCACGCGTCGGACCAGTATGAGTGCGAATTTTGCGGCAAACGGTTTAAGCGCAAAATTTACCTCAAAGAACACCGTGCGTCTCACGTCGGACAATCGCTGTACTCGTGCGATGTGTGCGGGCTGAAGATGAACTCGAACGGGAATATGTACGCGCATAAGAAAAGTCAACACCCAGAGGAATGGCGAGAGGCACAGCGGAGAAAGCAAGAAGCAGCTGCCGAAGAGGTCCGGAAGTCGATTGCGGCGTTAGCCGCTCAGAAAGCACTTGAGCATTGAACCCagacaaaaatttaaaaaaataaattaaaaaatatcttGGGTATTTTGGTAATACCGCATCTAGTGAGCatcaataaaatgtaatgTGTCCGCTGCGCTCACGGAAATATTGAACTGACCGCAGAATAGATTCGGCTATAACCCCAAATACGCCTGTACAATTCAGAGAATTACCGCCGTCTTTCCGAGGTCGGTTAGAGTCCTTAGAATCTTTGTTGGAGGCCCAAGCAGGAGAGCCGGAACAAGAGCCCGAAGAGGCATTCCAAGTGTTCGAGGCCGAAGTAGGCTAAACTGCTGCATTGCGAAGGCCAACCATCGGCCTAAGGCACAAGGCTGTTCACGCTGCTCGCAATCACCGCCACCCGATTACAATTTTTACCGTATCCGGTGTTATCGTGATGATGCCAGATGGATGCCAGTACGAGTAAGTGAATGGATTAATGTGCAGGATCTTTCAATCGATTAAAATgatgtttattcattttaatcgATTGAAGCACATTGCCTTGTGCTTCACAGGATCGTTGTACGCCCTATTGATGGCCCTATTCATCGCAATTTCACTTTTGAAACAGGTGAATCATTCGATGATCTAAAACTTAGCAGAACTAGTCAGACTTATCTAAATGAAGTCTCTTTTTTCGCagctttgtttcatttcttgcGATGCTACTTACATCGGATGGCGTCCCGGTGAGCACATAAGTCGGCGGAGTTGtttctggaactggaaaaCGTTTTGCCTACCGCCCAAACATTTGTATGACGGAGCACGTGTCCTCAAAAGACTAACAACCGTTGAGGAATCGCTTCCGAGAGTTCCTTGAAGCCTGACTcaaagcaaataattaaatggACTCGGAAGGGAGATAGAGCTTATCTTGAGCGGATAACTGGTTTTTCACTATTCAATTGCTTTACTGGTGTCGTAGTCGTATCGTGTCTTTCCATGTTTTTAGCAGTATAAGCAGGTGACGACAAAAAGTCCACAGCGTTGGTAGGAAGGTAGAGGGCTAAATCATTTTCCCGGCCAACATTTCAAATCCTTCGCGCCGTTTCCTATAAAACTTTTTTtgagtttttcttccgttgcGTTCGCGAGCGTTAATTGTCAGGATTTGGTTAATTGgttaattggaaaaaatggctaattggaaaacaaattgttgaaaattgcGAACCATAAATGTAGTTGCTCCGGCAACACTGCCAGTCCGCAGCACTGCCTATATATGAGGCTCCACGAGCCGTAATTCGgaccgtaaaaacgtcagatcctTTAAGTTTCGTGTTtacatttgtgtttttggtccgagaaaatagaaatagaagagaaataaattgatttctgaattttttttttctattttttagattttgtttagATTTTTGGATAAAGGAAAAAACAGGGACCAATAAAACCAGAGAGAGCGcagaaaaacgagagagaatagagaaacacagagagaaaagagaccgggaacgcttCAGGTTGGGTTTGGGAAcccaaaagagaaaaacagagactggGCACGGTCggatcgaaacaaaaaacaaatggttgCAAATGATAGTGCCAACTCTCAACACGGTGACAGAATAAGCCCCTAGTTTCCTAGCACGCGCAACCCGTTTCATTCtacaacaaaattaaaaaccctCTACAACGATCTGAGGCGATGCTTTGTTGAGCAGTCCAGCAGCTTGCAGCTGCtgtagcaacagcagccgtgAACGGTGAGCTTGCAGTtgataaacacacacaccactGCACAGGTGATGGCAATCAGCACATCCTGAAGTGCAGCAGGGAACAGGGACACACAATTAGGCCCCCGGAAGACGTTACCATCTGCGGCCGAGATGTGGCAGTTCCGGTTGGGTTTGGACggctgtgttttgtgttgatttttgacGTGATGGCAGCATTCCGAGGTGGTTGCTGATTGTGCATCCGCCTCCCCGAGAGAGCCGTGCGtgagaaggaaagagaaaaCGTTCACCAGAAAGAAGCTGGCACATTTTGGTTCCACATTGTGCCAGCATTCGATCCGTTCGGGAGTGTTTGTGGAGTCCAACGGTGAGTGAAGAGTGCGGCCTTTCCGGTGGAAAATGCGCTcgtgagaaagagagcacCGCGCTCGGTAGTGGTGTGTGTCGTGCATGGTGTTGAATGTGCGTAGAATTTACCGTAATGCAAGCTGTCCGAGCTATCGCGGTGTGAACGTCACGCCATCATTAAACATCGTAGAAAGAAttgagaaaacaaaagaaagaaattatAACAACAGTGCAACATAACGATAAGCTCATCCAAGCAAGCCAGCAGTACCTGCCGCGTGCGTGTGGAACAAATCACATCTATAGTGCGGTTACGTTGTCCCAGCAACACAACCAGCATAAGTTTCATCTCGCTGCCTTGAGGAGGCCAAAGGTAACAGGGGCAGCGCCCTGCTCTGCGTGTTTGCTCAGTGTTGACATCGAATCACAGTATCGCACACTATCCAAGGCAGCAGGAcagcgaaaaagagaaatcTAATTTGGTAAGTATTTGTGGTGTAAAATTCCCAATGCAAACCAATGAGAAACTCTTGTTCGGCCAAAAGTCATGCGATGCTCCTACCACGCAAGAGATGGCAGGAGAGCACAAGAAGACGGGTGGCAACCAATAGCACGTATGGCGGAAGTCTATTTTTAGTGATTCATCCCTTGTTACCGGCGAATTCGCCACCTAATGCGTCTGGGGTGTGTTTTTATCTTCCCAGCA encodes the following:
- the LOC131209572 gene encoding transcription factor grauzone-like; the protein is MNRCRLCLAHREAVASINQESFREKLKEVFHLQFDVSDKLPTAVCTECCEKVDDFYDYTQQVCKAQEQLTSEGEEKIFDFVEIKPEHRLKDEHIIGADQLSPEMIVGTIASMESAQEVDHLEEQEMIEALDSEPDENDDFQENEGDDDAAERLEIEVVFSERNEGNTEKEMPKETSTQLMEENKRIKEFFSMTCELCSAELDTFYQLQMHFRKAHNERGFIRCCNEKFYRRFKLLDHISFHVTPDAYRCELCQRSYKTRYTLQQHLHRRHSGPKQRPFKCEKCHQSYEKSYQLRAHTKRHILAPCDLCDKVMSSSQALRAHINNIHRTDKKLICDTCGEQFRTKPALERHVRKHLGLEMVEKRQCPQCGVWVNGARGLKIHTRNVHPDKDEVFECDICHQRCKNATTLYQHRKGVHASDQYECEFCGKRFKRKIYLKEHRASHVGQSLYSCDVCGLKMNSNGNMYAHKKSQHPEEWREAQRRKQEAAAEEVRKSIAALAAQKALEH